CCGGAACGCGTTTGAGGTCAGGATCCTGCCGAAAGACGCCGATCCGATGGACATTCGCTACAACATGATCAATTGGGTGCATCGTTCGACGCGCGGTTGGTCGTACGGTGCGACCGTTGCGGATCCGCGCACGGGCGAGATCATCAAAGGCAACGTTTCGCTCGGGTCGCTGCGCATCAGGCAGGATTTTCTGCTCGCGACCGGAATGATTCCGGCATATGCCTCGACCGACGGGTTTTGCGCGTTCGGCGATTCGCCGGATCTGTCGTACCTGAGCGACAACGAAGAGGTCTCTGCAAAAATGTCGCTCGCGCGTATCCGCCAGCTTTCCGCACACGAGGTCGGCCACACGCTCGGATTCAGCCATAACTTCGCGGCAAGTTCATATGATCGCGGATCGGTGATGGATTATCCGGCGCCGCTCGTCGAGCTCAGGAACGGCAAGATCGATCTTTCGAATGCCTACGCGGTCGGCATCGGCACTTTCGATAAGTTCGCCGTCAGGTATGCGTATTCGCAGTTCGCTAACGGAGCAAATGAAAGCGCCGAACTCGCGAAGATCATCGCGCAGGGCGAAAAGGACGGAATGCTCTACATCGCCGACGACGACGGCCGCGGGATTGGAACGGCGCATCCTTTGGCGAGCATCTGGGACAACGGCAACGATGTCGTCGCGATGCTTCGCCACGAAATGGAGGTTCGGCGAATCGGTTTGAACGACTTCGGGCTCCGAAGCGTACCGGCTGGGACGCCCATCTCCGAACTCGAAGCGAAGTTGATCCCGCTCTATCTTCATCATCGTTATCAACTGGTCTCGGCAGTCAAATCGGTCGGCGGAATGTACTTTACCTACGCGGTCAAGGGCGAGAACGGCGTCGTGCCGGCGCGTTTCCGCGAGATCGTCGCGCCCGAACGCCAGCGCGAGGCGATGAATGCCGTCCTCGACACGTTGAAACCGGAAGAACTCGCGATTCCCGAAAACGTCCGCAAACTTCTTCCGCCGCGAGCTGACGGTTTCGAAAACGGCACCGGCGAGTATTTTGAAAAGCGCACGGGGCCGGTCTTTGATTCGCTCGGGGCGGCCGCGATCGCCGCCGACCTGGCGATCTCGGCGCTGCTCGAACCGACGCGTGCCGCTCGGATGATCGAGTTCAACGCCGAAGATGCCAAGTATCCGCATTTCAGGGAAACGGTCGATGTTTTGGTTTCCAGAGTCTGGAAATCGCCGAAACCAAAGACCAATTACACGGCCGCGATCTTGGCGACCGAGCAGGCGGTTTTGATCGACCGACTGATGGATCTGGCCGCTAACCCGGACGCCTCACTTGCCGTCCGGGCGGTGGCGAATGAGGCACTTCATCAGATCAACGAATCCCCTGAAGGTTGAGCTGAAACTCAAACCGGACGCGCAGCGGCGATTGATCGAGCAGAACATCGAGCGTTTTCTGACCCGACCGGACGCCCCGCGCCAACGCACTCCCGCGCTCGCGACTCCCGCAGGCGAACCGATCGGCTAGACCGCGATGAACAACGGCCAGATCGACACAAGCTATGTTCTTCTTGCGATCTTCGCGCTCGGCGCGCTGTTTCTTCTGCTTGTCTTTGCGGGACTGGTTTTTCTGTTGGTCCGCGTCGGATTGAAACGAAAGGAGAACCATAAGAAGCGGAGCGTCGAACTTCGAGCGGTTGCCGACCGCCTTGGTTTCGAATTTACGGAGGCTTCGGAACTTTCATCGCTCCCGTTTCTTGCGGATTTTGAGATCTTCGAAGGCTCGCCGAGCCGGATCGAGAATCTGATGACAGGATCCCGCGGCGGCGAACGGATCGGAGTCTTCGACCTCGCGTATGTCAACACCGGACCGAACGGCGGTTCGCAAACGTCACGCCAAACGATGTGCGTCATTGAATCGACCGGCCTGAACCTTCCCAGATTCTATGTAAGACCGGAAGGGATTCTGGAAAAGGCGCTTCAGTTTGCCGGACGGAATGATATCGACTTTCCCGAGTTTCCGACGTTCTCGAACGCGTTCTACCTGTACGGCGACGATGAGGCCGCGATCAGGGCGATCATCAAGCCCGAATTTGCAAGGTTTTTCGAGCAGAACTCCGTGCTGTCGGCATATGCCGCCGGCCCCCGGCTGATCGTTTTCCGGTCCCGATATCCGGCTCGCCCTCAGGAATTCGGGGGTTACGTCACGATCGCGAAAGCGCTGAAAGGCCTGTTTTGAACGGCAGCGATTTCGGGTTGCGGAACCCGCCTAGAAGAATTTGCCCGCGTTCTTTTTCACGAAGTCGCCGATCGCCTTGACGGTCTTGAACTCGTTGAGAAGTTCGTTTGATTCGTCGCGGGTGGTGAAGCCGTTGCCCTCGTTGCTGTAAACCGCGTTTTGCGGATACGAATCCCTCGCCGAGAGGCAACTGCCGGCGATGATCACATCGGTTTTCTTGTCGTCGTTGAGGTCCTCGAAGCCGACCGCTTCGACCCAACAGGCCTGTGTTCCGGCGAACGCGTCCGGAAAGTCGAAGACCTTCTTGCCGTCTTTGAAAATGTGAAATGTCGATCCGCGCGGGACGTCTTTTTCATCGACCATATCCTCCCTGTTCGCAAATGTCACGAAACACGAACCCTTGAACGGTTCGTTGTCAAAGACGAAGGTCTGCGACGCGATCAGTTTCTTGCCGTCCATCTTTGCGGTCAGACAGGCCGACTTGTCGGCGGCCGCCGGTTTGGACTCGGTTACATTGGATTTCGCGGTCGTACTTGAAGAATTGTCAGTCGCCTTGTTGTTCGCGGCCGGCGCGGCGGAGTTTGCTGGCGAATTGGCCTGGTTGTTAGCCGCCGGCGATGAACAAGAAAGTGAGCCGAAGAATGAAAACGACAAAATCGCCGCAGTCGCAAGAAAGTTGATTGATCTCATAGTGTTTGAAAAAAAAGTGCTGAACCAAGAGTAACCAAGGGCAACAGTGCTGGTCAAACAGCCGGAGCAAGCGGGTTGCGTTGTCCCTCCCGATCCGTGCGGGAATCCTGCATCGGTTTCGGTTTTTTGCGCGGACACGGAATTCGGTTAAACTACTCGTCGGTTCAAACTAATCGAAAGCAAAGTATGACAAGACCCGTTTCATCCTGGCTCAAGCCGTCGCTTGATCGGTGTTTTGATATTTGTGCCGGACAAAGGGTCTCGCCGGCGAAAACAACTGGCTCGAGGGAGTCCAATTACTGTCGGTCGATGCCGTGCTCGGAATTCTTTTTTTATTTCTTGCCAGAGGTTCAAACCGCGGTCGAGACGCTCGCACCGCACCACTAAACTCCAATGACACAAACCCAAACTTCATCTTGGCTCAGACCGTCGCTCGATTGGTTGTTGATCTTCATTCCGGTCGCGGTCGCTCTGCGTTTTGTCCCGTCGTTCGAGAATCCGACGGCGCTTTTTATCGTTTCGTGCCTCGCGATCATTCCGCTCGCCGGGTGGATGGGAAAAGCGACCGAGCATCTTGCCGAACATATGGGGCAAGGGATCGGCGGGCTCTTGAACGCGACATTCGGAAACGCGGCCGAACTGATCATCGCTCTTTTCGCGCTGTCAAAAGGACTCGAAGGCGTCGTCAAGGCATCGATCACGGGTTCGATCATCGGCAATATGCTGCTTGTACTCGGACTATCGGTTGTTGCGGGCGGAGCGAAGTACAAGATTCAGAAGTTCGACCGCACCGCCGCGAGTACCACCGCGACGGCGCTGACGCTGGCGGCCATCGCGCTGCTCGTGCCGACTATTTTCCATCAGGTTGCGGCGCAGGTCCCCGTTGCGAACGGCGGCTGGACGCCGGAGAAAGAGCAGAACCTGAGTCTGGCGATCGCGATCGTCTTGTTTCTTACTTATTTGGGAACGCTTTATTTTTCGCTCGTCACTCATAAAAGCTATTTTGTCGGAGAGGCGATGCAGGGTTCGGCGCAGGAGGTCGGTGAGGAAGAAGAAGCGTCCGGCGATCACTGGTCAAAAGGGAAAGCGATCACGGTTTTGCTGGTGGCGACCGGATTCGTCGCCTTGATTTCGGAGTTCCTCGTCGGCGCTGTCGAGGCGGCGCGCGGTGCGCTTGGATTTACCGAAGTGTTCGTCGGCGTGATCGTCGTCGCGATCATCGGCAACGCGGCCGAGCATTCGTCGGCGATTCTGATGGCGATGCGCAACAAAATGGATCTCAGTTTGGGTATCGCGCTCGGATCGAGTTTGCAGATCGCGCTATTCGTCGCGCCCATTTTGATTTTCGCGTCTTATCTTTTCGGCAAGCCGATGAATCTCGAGTTCACGATTCCCGAAGTCGTCGCGGTCATTGCCTCGGTCCTGATCGCGCAGCAGATTTCGTCGGACGGCGAAAGCAACTGGGTCGAAGGACTCCAACTCCTCGCGGTTTACACCATTCTCGGGATCCTGTTCTTCTTTTTGCCCGATCCGCACCACGCGGTTACGGACGCAGTGAAATCGGCGACCGGGCATTAGCCGGACACCAAAATCGCTTGTTTGGAACGCGAAAGCGACCGGAGCGCAAGCGGGGACGCTTGCGCTCCAGTCGTCAAATGCGAGGGTGACTGCGTCCGCTCGGACGTAGCGTTTGCGGGCTGGCGCGTCGCGTTGCGCTGTCGTCCGTGCCTGTGCTCCGCCACATCGATTTCTCCGACGGGCTCGAAAAAATCGGATCCTAACTAGACAATCGTCGGCTCTAAACTTTACACTTTCGTAAAGTTTATTTGGAGATTGTTTGTTTATGAAATCCCCCTTTTTTGTCGCACTTCTTTTTCTTTCCGGCCTGGCTTTTTGCGCCCACGTCGTTGCTCAACAGCCAAGCGCAACGCTTACCGGCGTCGTCAGCGATCCGAATGGCGCGTCGATTCCGAATGCATCGGTAACAGTCAGAAATACGTCGACGAACCTTGTGCGAACTGTAGCCAGCAACGCCGAGGGCATTTTCGTCGTTTCGAGCCTTCCCGCAGGCGAGTATGAGATTCGGTTTTCGGCGACTGGATTCACGCCCGTCAAGATAGTCAATGTAGTTCTCGCGGTCGGACAGACCGAAACCAGAAACCAACGACTCGAGGTGATCACGCTCGACACGACGATCACGATCGACGACACGAACGCCGCTCCGCTAGTCGAAACTCAGACTTCAAAGGTCGACGAAGTGATCGGTGCCCGCGAGATCGAAAATCTGCCGCTCAATGGCCGCAATTTTCTCGAACTGGCGCTGCTTACCCCTGGAAACTCGATCGCGCCCAATTTTGATCCGACGAAAACGAACACCGTCGTCATCTCGTCCGCCGGCCAGCTCGGCCGCGGCGGCAACGTGATGGTCGACGGAACCGACAACAACGACGACCTCGTCGGCGGTGCGCTGATCAATATTTCGCAGGACGCTGTCCAGGAATTCCAGGTCGCGACGAACCGCTTTTCCGCCGAGTTCGGCCGTTCGGCGTCGTCGATCATCAACATCGTCACCAAAAGCGGTACGAACCGTCTGCGCGGGTCGCTGTCTTTCTATGAACGCGACCGGCGTTTGCAGGAACTGCCCGCGACCTTTGACCGGTCACAACCGACGCCCCCTTTCGACCGCCAGCAGTATTCGTTCACGCTCGGCGGGCCGATCATCAAGGACAGACTCTGGGCGTTCGGAGCCGCCGAATACCGCGATCAGGACGGCGCGACGCTGGTCGGAATCCGCAATGTCGCGACGCGCACGATCACGCGCGGGTTCGCGACCGCGCCGCTCAAGAATCTTCTTCTGAACAGCCGTTTGGATTATCAGGCGAACGCGAAGAACAACGTGAATTTTCGTTATTCGTTTGAGGACATCGACGCCACCGACGCCAGCAAACTCGACCGCCCGATCGGTTCGGCGTCGTACCGGCAGATCCTGAAGAACCGTTTCCATTCGTTTATGACGAACTGGACGAGCGTCATTTCGCCCAAGTTCGTTAATAATTTCAGCTTCAGCGTCAATAACTTTGACAACGACACGGCGCCAACCGTCGACGGCATCCAGTTCACCTTCCCGAGCATTCTGGACGGTGCGAGTTTTCGCGTGCCGCAGGCGACGAAACAAAATCGCCTGCAGTTCACGAACGCGATGACGGCGGTGCTCGGCGAGCATACGCTCAAGTTCGGCGGTGAATACCAAAGAATCGACGGAACCCTGAATCTCGGTGTTTTCCGGCAGGGCCGGATCGAGTTCGTTCAGGACTTCGCCAACTTCGACCGCAACAACGACGGCCGGATCGATGACGGCGATCTGCTGTTCGCAGTCACGCTTCGCAGCGGATTGCCGAATCAGGATCTGAATCTCCAGGATATCGACAACAACTATTTCGCCTTTTTCGTGCAGGACGATTGGCGCGTCCTCCCGAATCTGACGCTCAACCTCGGATTGCGTTACGAGGTCGACACGAACGTCAAGAACAATTCCGGGTACGGAGGGATCAATCCGCTCGTCGCGTCGTTCTATCGCGGAAACCGCAGCGTCGACACGGATAATTTTGCCCCGCGGGTCGGTTTCAATCTCGCGTTGCTCGACGACAAGTTGAGCATTCACGGCGGTTACGGGATCTATTACGACCGCGTCACGCTCGAACTGATCACGCTCGAACGCGGGCTCGACGGACGCGCGCTGCCGGTTCAGGTTCGCGCCGGAAACGCTTTGACGGATCCGAACGGCGTGCCGATCTTTCTCGACCAAAACGGCCGTTTTTTGCCGTTCGCTCCGACCATCCAGAATCCGTACATCGGTTTTGTTTTGCCGGGCGCGGGCGCCTCGGGTATCAATATCATCGACAACGATCTTGAGAATCCGATGATCCAACAGTCGAATCTGGGGATTCAGTGGGAGTTCTACCGAAACTTCGTACTTCGTGCGGACTATCTTCGCAATTTCGGGACGAATTTCATCATTGGACGCACCATCGGTACGGTCAACAACCCTGTGGTCGGTGGCCCGGACCGCGTTGTCAACCTCGAATCGAGCGTCAAGTTCTTTTACGACGGCCTTCTGCTCAGTTTCGAAAAACGCTTCGCGGACCGTTTCGGTTTCCGCGCCGCGTACACGCTCTCGAAAGCTTTCAATTACTCGAACGACGATCAGATCCCGTTTTCGAACGGACCGCTCGATCCGAACAATTTGCAGCTCGATTTCGGACCGACGCCGAACGATCAACGGCACCGTTTTACGCTCGCGGGAACAATCGAGATGCCGTACGGCTTTCGTTTGTCGCCGATCCTGACGCTGGCGTCGGGCGTTCCGATGGACATTCTCGTGCCGGGCGGCGCCAACCGCGTTCCTGCGATTCAGCGCAACGCCGGCGGGCGTCTGTTCGGGAACGCGTCTGAGTTGAACGCTTTTCTGACGGCGTACAACGCCGGACAAGCGGTCGCGAATCGCCTTCCGCTTGCTCCGGCAAACGCGCGATTCAACGATAATTTCAGTTCGCTCGACCTGCGCTTCTCGAAGGTCTTCAAGTTTAAGGAGCGATTCCGGCTTGAGCCGATCGTCGAGGTCTTCAACGTCTTCAACACGACGAACATTCTCGGCGTTTCGAACACGAATTACTCGGGGTTCGGCAACGTCCTCGGAACGGCCGGATTCGGTCAGCCGGTGACGACCGCCGGCGGCGTGTTCGGTTCCGGCGGCCCGCGCGCCTTCCAGTTCGCGGCGCGATTCACGTTCTAGGGCTGAAGCGTCCCCGCTGGAGCGCAAGCGTCCCCGCACTGGAGCGCAAGCGTCCCCGCTTGCAACGGCGTGAAACGCCGTAAAGCCTTGGGGATTCAGCGCGCACTTTTCCCCGGCGCCGTTCGCGCTCCGCGCTCATTGCAAGCGGGGACGCTTGCGCTCCAGTGCGGGGACGCTTGCGCTCCAGTGCGGGGACGCTTGCGCTCCAGTCGGCTTGCGCTCCAGTGACCAAACCAATGCAACTAAAGCGAAATCTCGGACTTACAACTGCCGTCGCGCTGATCGTCGGACAAGTTATCGCGGTCGGCATTTTCCTGACACCGGCGGGAATGGCAAAGTCGGTCGGGTCGCCATTTTGGCTATTTGCGATCTGGATCTTCATCGGTTTGATGACGCTCAGCGGCGCGCTTTGCTACGGCGAATTGGCTTCGCGCTACCCGGAGGCCGGAGGCAGTTACGTCTATCTTCGCGAGGCATACGGCAAGGGTACGGCTTTTCTTTACGGTTGGATGGTTCTGCTCGTGCTCGATCCGGGATTGACGGCCGTTTTCGGAGTCGGGCTCGCGGCGTACGCTGGTTTTTTGGTCGAGTTGTCGCCTCTCGGCCAAAAGTTGCTCGCCGTTTCGGTCGTCGTCATCGTCGGACTGATCAACATCGTCGGCGCGGGCATCGGCGCCAATTTTCTTAAAGCGCTGACGGTGCTGAAGATCGGAACGCTGCTCTTCATTATCTTTTTCGGTTTCCTCGGCGGGTTTGGCGACTGGAACAATTTCCGGCCGTTCTTTGAGGTTCCAAAAGACACCTTCGGAGCCTTCGCCGGCGGCATCGTCGGCGCCTTTTTCGCTTTTGCAGGTTGGTGGGAAGTAACGCGTCTGTCGGGTGAGATCGAAGATCCCGAAAAGAACGTGCCGCGCGCGCTGACGATCGGCGTCGTCGTGATCACGGTTCTTTACATTCTGACGAGCGCGGTCTTCTACTACCTCGTTCCGCTCGGAAGCGTCACGAGCGACGAGACGTTCGCGGCCCAGGCGGGCGTGGCGATGTTCGGCCCGGTCGGAGGCGCGGTTTTCGCCGCGGTCGTCATTGTTTCAGTTCTCGGGACGCTTTTCGCCTATTTGATGGTCTCGCCGCGCGTCTATTATGCGATGGCTCAGGACGGATTGTTCTTCAAATCGTTCGGCGAACTTCATCCGCGGTTTCAGACGCCGCACCGCGCGACACTGATCCAGATCGCGCTCGCTTCGCTCCTGATCCTGAGCGGAACCTTCAACGAGATCATCGGTTATTTCTTTTTTATCGTTGTGCTGTTCATCGCGCTTTCGGTCGCCGGACTGTTTCGGATCCGCAAAAGGGAATTCGACGGTTACAAGACGCTTTTCTACCCGGTCACGCCGGTCTTTTTCCTGTTGATCACATCGGTCGTACTGCTGATGATCGCAATGAAAAATCCGCTCCAGACGATCATCGGAACCGCGGTCGTCCTGCTCGGGATACCGGTGTACCGAATGTTAAGGAATTCGGATTTGTGATTTCTGATTGCGGATTACCGGAGACGACTAGATAAGGTCAAGGCATTCATTCGTTGGTACGACCTTCCGTTTTCCGCTAAGAGTGAATAGAATAGCTGAATCGGAACCGAGTGATGGCCGGAAACAAAATCCGAAATCCCCAATCACAAATCCGAAATTATTATGGCTTGGATAAAAACGATCGGCTTCGAAAACGCGGACGAACGGTTGCGCGAGGTTCTGATGAAAACGCGGATGAGTTATCCGCAGGAATACGCGGCGCCGGCGCCGAAGGCGAGCCTGATCGACGAATCGATCATCGACTCGCACACGCTCATCCCGGATGCGCTTTATCACGCATTTATGACGTTCGCGGCGCTGATGTCGCCCGAACTTCCGCTCGAACGCCGCCAGCACGAAATGATCGCGACGATGGTTTCAGTCACCAACGACTGCCATTACTGACTGGAGTCTCACGCAGAGTTTCTGCGTCGCGTAACACTTGATGACGGAATGGTCGACGCGCTTCGCGCCGACTACAAAACGGCACCGATCACGGATGCCGAACGGGTGATGTGCGACTACGTCGTGCAATTGACGAAGGACGCGACAAAGATCCATCCGAAGTACCACGACAGCCTCCGCGCCGCCGGGTTCGACGACACCGCGATCCTCCAGATCACTCTGATCGCCTCGTGGTTCAACTACATCAATCGGGTCGCGGACTCGCTGGGGATCGGTCGGGAGTAAGTTTCTTAAGTCCGAGATCCTGTGCTCAGAACGATGAGCGAAAGGTAGAAGTAGAATGTCGACGCGATCAGCATTGCGTTCATTCTCCACAGAAGAGATTCGTTCGGGTCAAGGCCAACGCGTCAGGCAGAAAAACACTTGCAATCGGTTTTGAATTTTGCGAAACTCCATAAACAGGTTTGAAATCTGTTGGGCTTGAAATCGACGTTGATTCAAGCATCATTCGTCCCCCCGTTTTTTTGCCACCGTCGTCGATCCGGCGACCAATCGTCGAACAGAAAGAGGAGTTATTGATGAAGCACGGTATTTACGCGTTGGGACTCGCACTCGTTTGCGCGGTCATCGGGTTTTTGTATCTGCCCGGAACGGCTGTTGTTGCCCAGAACGAAAAGCAAAGCGAACCGGGGATCTTCGCCGAACAGAAACTTCCTTCCAAAAGGGTCTTTCCGGATGTCGTTGCCGTCGATACCTTGGACGAAATGCTCCGCAGAGACGCGCTCGCGCCGAAGCCCGATATGGAGTACATCCTTAAGAGCAAGGGGAAGCGCCCGCGCAATCCGCCTGCTGAAGAAATGCCTCCGGTGCCGGAATCGCTTTTCGAACGAAATCCGAGGATGTTTTTCGATCATTCGAAGATCACTGCCGAAAACCCTTTGGTTCCCCAGGTTGCTTCGCCGAGTCCGAATCTTGATTTTCAGGGAATCGGCGATACCAACACGTCGATCCCGCCGGATACGAACGGGGCCGTCGGGCCGAATCACATAATGACGGCGCTCAACACGCAGGTACGGATTCAGTCCAAAACCGGCGCGACCGTCAGCACCGTGACCCTCAACAGTTTCTTCGCGAGCGTCGGCGGAGGCGGCGGAACGTTCGACCCGCGAGTGTTGTTTGATCCGTACCAGGATCGCTGGATCTGCGTCGCCGTCGACGATGCGGCGGTCGCGACGTCAAAGATTCTGATCGCGGTTTCGCAAACCAACGATCCGACGGGAACCTGGAATTTCTGGGGATACGATCACGACGGCGCCAATGTTGAGTGGGCCGATTATCCGATGGTCGGGTTCAACAAAAATTGGATCGCCGTATCGATAAACGATTTTACCGTCGCCGGAAATGCGTTCAGCGGCGCCAATTGTTACATCTTCGACAAGAGCACCCTCTACGCGGCGGCGCCGACACCAACGGTTTCCAAGGCCGATCTCGGCACATCACTCGGCAACGTGCATCAACCTGTCGAGACATTCGACAATTCGATCAATTCGCTTTATGTAATTCAACGTTGGAATTCGGCAGGCGGAAGTCTTCGAATCTACGAGATCACGGGAACCGCCGCCTCGCCGACACTGACCGCGACGGGACTTTTCCCAACCTCGACCGGTTGGAGCACGACCGCCGTCAGCGCGCCGCAAAACGGTGGAGCGGTGACGATCACGAACAACGATTCTCGTTTGCAGCGAGCCGTTTATCGAAACGGTTCGGTCTGGGCGGCGCACACCATCTTCCTGACAAGCCCAAGCCGAACTTCGGCGCAATGGTGGCAGTTCAAACCGACCGACGGGACGGTTCAGCAAATGGGACGAATCGACGATGCGTCCGGCTCCAATTTTTATGCCTTTCCGAGCATCGCCGTCAACGCTGCCGGCCAGGCGTTGGTGGGATACTCGGCATTCTCATCGACCACGTTTGCGAGCGCCGCGTATTCTTATCGCGGGATCACCGACACTACCGCCACGACGCGTGATCCTGTTCGCTACAAGAACGGCATCGCGTGCTACCGCAAAACGTTCGGCGGAGGAACGAATCGATGGGGCGACTATAGCAACACGGTGGTCGATCCGACCGACGATATGACTTTCTGGACGCTTCAGGAGTACGCTGAGGCCGCCGTCGGCGGCGACTGCTCGGCCGACAACACCGGTCGCTGGGCGGTTTGGTGGGCGAAGGTAATTCCGCCATGTTCGTCGGTCGTCACGAGCGGCAACTGGAACGCGGCGGCGACCTGGGGGTGCGGTTCGGTGCCGACGGCGAGCGATGATGCCGTCGTCGCGAAGAACCAAACTGTAACGCTTAACGTCGATCCTTCGGCGGCGACGATCGTCGTCAATTCGGGCGGCACTTTGGCGGTTTCCGGAAATCGGACCTTGAGCAGCAACTTGCTCGTCAACGGTACATTGAACCTGGCGGGCGGAATTCTGGATTCCGGCTCAGCCACGATCACGATCGGATGCGGTGGTTCGATCTCGAACGCGTCGGCGACGGGCTATGTTCGCGGCAATCTTCGCAAAGAGTATTGTGCCACGGGTTCATTCGCCTATTCGGTCGGCTCGGCCAACGGCTATTCGCCGGTCAACGCGACGGTCACCGCGCTTGGTGCGAATCCGTCGAGCCTGACGATCTCGACGACACAGGGCGCGCACCCGCAGTTGGCGTCGTCGAACTCGTTGGCTCGCTACTGGACACTGACCGAATCGGGTGACGTAACCGTCGATCTCGTCTTCAACTATCTGCAGTCGGACGTCGTCGGAGTCGAATCGGGCTACCAGCTTTACCGAATTACCGGCGGCACGGCTTCGGCGGTGACCCCGTTCACGCTTGACACGACGGCCAATACGCTGAGTGTCACCGGCGTGAC
The DNA window shown above is from Acidobacteriota bacterium and carries:
- a CDS encoding carboxypeptidase regulatory-like domain-containing protein — encoded protein: MKHGIYALGLALVCAVIGFLYLPGTAVVAQNEKQSEPGIFAEQKLPSKRVFPDVVAVDTLDEMLRRDALAPKPDMEYILKSKGKRPRNPPAEEMPPVPESLFERNPRMFFDHSKITAENPLVPQVASPSPNLDFQGIGDTNTSIPPDTNGAVGPNHIMTALNTQVRIQSKTGATVSTVTLNSFFASVGGGGGTFDPRVLFDPYQDRWICVAVDDAAVATSKILIAVSQTNDPTGTWNFWGYDHDGANVEWADYPMVGFNKNWIAVSINDFTVAGNAFSGANCYIFDKSTLYAAAPTPTVSKADLGTSLGNVHQPVETFDNSINSLYVIQRWNSAGGSLRIYEITGTAASPTLTATGLFPTSTGWSTTAVSAPQNGGAVTITNNDSRLQRAVYRNGSVWAAHTIFLTSPSRTSAQWWQFKPTDGTVQQMGRIDDASGSNFYAFPSIAVNAAGQALVGYSAFSSTTFASAAYSYRGITDTTATTRDPVRYKNGIACYRKTFGGGTNRWGDYSNTVVDPTDDMTFWTLQEYAEAAVGGDCSADNTGRWAVWWAKVIPPCSSVVTSGNWNAAATWGCGSVPTASDDAVVAKNQTVTLNVDPSAATIVVNSGGTLAVSGNRTLSSNLLVNGTLNLAGGILDSGSATITIGCGGSISNASATGYVRGNLRKEYCATGSFAYSVGSANGYSPVNATVTALGANPSSLTISTTQGAHPQLASSNSLARYWTLTESGDVTVDLVFNYLQSDVVGVESGYQLYRITGGTASAVTPFTLDTTANTLSVTGVTTFSDWSGGSLAPTAASVSVRGRVSDSNGAPIPRISVTLTDANGQRRRAISNAFGNYEFSGVPVGGGYVLTVVGKGYEFNPQVLNVDQDTIVNPVAN